The genomic DNA TAAGTACAGTACAAGTTTACCCTGCTACTCCTGGTCCTGAGAGCATAATAGGACACAAACACATCGTTTCCAGGGCTCACTCTGCACTCAACGCACCTGAAGATTCAGGCAACACACATACAAGCTGCTGTCTGCGTATCATACAGTCCTTGAATCATTTTGGCCACTAATACAACCCATATTTGTCTTGTTTATATATGCAATTTCAAAGCACCTGGGACAGGAGTATTACATCAATACAACACCAAGTAATGAATGCACAAAGAAAAACTCGAAAATATTATACTGAATACATGTCCGTGGTCATTATATTTCATATGAACATTATGATGTTTACATGTGACGCTTTTCCTTTTCCTAAAGAATACATGCTCCTAACCCTTTGTTCAGCCTCGTCCCCCTGTCCCCCAGATGACCATTCTTCTATTCTTTCATCGCTCTAGTGGGCAGTGGCCTTCAGTTGGTAATTACACTATATTCGAGCGGTAATAGGCTGGGCAATCTTCATTCGGGAGACCAATGATCCCAGGGAACTGGGGCCAACAATAACCTTCCTCAAACCCATGAATGGTATTGTCGCTGTTCGAATAAATAGAAATGAATTAAGGGTATGTATGTTCACTGTACAGGGGGTGTGAAATGATCACAGAAGGGCAGAGGATCCAAACTTGGGGATTCTATCACAGGGTGCACGAATCCATCCAATTTGCCCTCTCTCATTGTCATATATCACCATCTGATCCTGCATGGTAATGTCTGCAAGAGAAGACAAAAGAATACCAATTGTTATGCTGAGTCATGGACTTCTGAAATTAGATTGGTTTTGCCTGAACATCCTACCTCCAAGAATGTTCAGATCCTTGAGACCAACTTCCGATCCGTTGAGGATGCCCAAACATGCATTCCCATATTTCTGACACAATATAGAAACAGATTTTAGCAAACAATAACTTAATGTCACTGCCTATTCATGGAGGAAAGCAATACTTACAGTGACAATGAGGTAGTTTTCAGGAGGGATCTCCATGAGTGCTTTCTTGCCATTGGCAAAGCTCAAAACCAATGATTTGAACTCCTTTTTGACATCAAGCACAGATTTGAATGGTTTCTTCCCTTTCCAGCAGAGAGGCAGGGAGGGATCAGATACCTCTTTCAGAGTCCTGCTTAGACCACCCTTAAGCTGCAAGAGCAAAACCTCATTAGCTCCATGTTTGTTCATGTGTCATGTGGTGCTACAAGAGATTTGTTTTTGAAATTTACCGCGCTGACAAGCGCTTGATATGGCTGTGCAGCAAAGTAGGTGAATGAGCTGCCGCTATCAAAAACTACTTCCATTGGCCTCACGCCTAGTGACCGGCCACCAAAGTACAGACTTGCTGAACCAGGGGAGtagtaattcctggaaatacaAGGTAATGTCAAACTAGAACAATGATTCATTAAATAGAAGGTTATGCGAAATTGAATGGTAAAAAGTAAGGCCAAAATTTTATAATAGCATACATGTTGAGAGATTCCACATGATCAAAGTTCAAAACACTCAACTCAAAAAAGTGTATATAAAATAACAAGAAAACTGATTCACCAGGATTGgctatttataatttttatgtaCGAAATATGCAAATGTTGGTGATCCCAAGAAAATTCAGCATGTCAATATGTCTAGTACACAGTTAACTTGTTAAAATAATTCCCACATTAGCAATGATTAAGCACTGATGTTTAACATCACTACTGAAACACCAAAATCATCACCTACTTATTTACGTGCAAAGTTGCAAACAAGAAACCTCATTCCCTCTGGCATTTCAGATGaaacaataaataaaattcAAGGATGATAGTGCTCACCGGAAGGCACTTCGAGCCATGGGAGCCCATGTTGCACGCGAATAAGGCACAAGATCATCCCCAAAGAAGAGGAACCCCCCTCCTCTTAGGCTTAGGCAGTGGCCAACCACGTTCTTTGAGATCCCATGCTTCTTGAGCTGTGAAAGTAGACTAATTGATCCGCTCCCAAGCCCAAGCACTCCATCAGTGGGCGACACCTCGCTGCTGCTGCCCACCTGTTGGTCATACCCACACCTGTGCAAATGGAATTAACCACAAAATACCAATTAAAGCATCTCATTTGTGAAGATgtacactgatcacaagatgcAAGTAGCATACCCAAACGCAAGACTAGGGCGGACAACAGAGGAGTTTGCAAGGCGGAGCGCAAAGCTGTCGTTGACGAGCACGCCGATGGATGACCCCTGATCAGCATACCTAATCTCATAGTCACATTGCTGATGAGGTGAGTCACATTTGTGCCTGCCGGATAGTCCACCGTGGAGGGATGCACACAACTGATCCACGCAGGGCACCAGCTTGTTCTTTATTGGTCGGTAGAGTGGGTGTGGCACCTGTACCAACCATTAACATGATAGGAAACATCAAAAGTCTATTCCAATTTCCAAGCTGAAGCTATACTAAGCTTGGCATTTAATTTGAAATGCTGGGCTAGAAGGAAATAGCATATTTCATCAGTGATGTAATGCAAGGCTAGGGAATGACCTGACAACAAATCTTGAAATGGAAACCAAGTCTGAATGAAACAaaactaacttttcctgaactGAACTGATTGCCATTTATAGACTAATGAAACAAAATtaacttttttgtttctttttcctgttcctttccttttctcttttcttttcttttttcttttgcctgCACTTACTTTTTCGTTCGAAAGCTGAAAAGTAAGGCCAAACTAGCACAACGTGATGCCCAAAAGATAAAAGGACATTTCTAGCACAAGTATCAATAAACCAATCAATCAAGGTAAAAAAACTTTGGGCCAAAATAATGTCGAGACCCAACGATGGACCTTGAACTAACACAAGTACCTAGACCAGAACCAATCTGCAGACGTGTCCCGATAGCAACTCATGATGGAAACATCCCACTGCCGGCCTGAATCGGAAGTCAGAGAAGCCGATGGGAACCGAATGGTACCTTGTTGCAGCTGACGCAGGGCGCGTCGCACTGCAGCCAGGTGAGATCGCTGCCGGTGTCGACGTCCAGGAAGTATGGCCTCGACGGGTTGCCGATGTTCATGGACACGTAGTACAAGCTGCGAAGAAAACGAAAAAGATCAAAAAGAAATTCTCAGAAAAACTTAATCTCACACATCAAGGCTAATAAACAATACTACTGATGCTCCAGGGAGAAGGGAGCAATGGGCACGGAAACTGGGAGTCCCTGGATGGGACCAAAGGTTGCAATCAGTTGATTAGTTCCTCGTGGCTCTTGGAGTCAGCCGAGGGGAATGGGCAGAAACGGATGGCTCCACGGGGACAGAAACAGAGGGAGAAGGGGGGGCGCACCCGTGCGGGTAGACGTCGCCGTAGAGCGGGAAGATGGCGGAGGACGACTCCGGCTCCTTGCCCGCGCCGGACGGCCCGCCCCTCAGCGGTTTGTCCCCGCTCACCGCCGACGCCAGGAGCAGCACCAGAAGCACGAGGCCGGCGGGGGGGGCCCACCTCGGAGCCATGGGTGGGAACAAGACAGAGCTGGGAGCAGGGGAGGCAGCCTCTTGTCCTCTCCCCCCTTTTCTCCTgaaatctttttctttttttttctcctcagcTGTGATAGAATCGATGGCGGAGGGTGGTGTGGGGAAGGGGCTGGACGGCTGGTTTTTATAGGGGGGAAGATGGAGCTGTGTGTTGTGCAGTGCAGTGGAAGTTTCCCCTCATCTTCCCCTTCCCCTGGGGAAAGTCTTTCTTGGATTTGTTGCAGCAGCAAGGAACAAAAAGATGCAATGGAAGGAACTTTCAGTTAACTACTATATCCCCTTTTCCAGGATCCTTTCTGATGGGCCTTTTCAGCTTCATTCGTCACTCATCTAGGCAAAGGCAAACCTCAGCATGGAAAGGGAGGAATGGGAGTCAAGGAACAGTGACTGCTGTGTTGATTGTTTGTGGGGAGAAAGGAAAGGTATTGCCTTGCTCATCGgctttgcatcatttttttagAGTGTGCATATGGTGCAGACGAATTCAGAAAAGGTGTTACTGTTCAGAAAAACCAGTTGCAGTACTTACTCTGCAgagcatttttttcaaaaaaaaaaaacttatgttcgttttttatattatttttatctcgtaatatatattataaatatataattctaaaaataaaaaataactaaGATGCATTTTTATCAAGGTGCTAGTATCACCCgacatttttttgttttgttacatttttttacaaataaaaaacactcttTGTGTttagaaatggaaaaaaaaggaacttaTCGTTGTATAAAATCCTAAttcat from Setaria italica strain Yugu1 chromosome VII, Setaria_italica_v2.0, whole genome shotgun sequence includes the following:
- the LOC101778735 gene encoding aspartic proteinase Asp1; protein product: MAPRWAPPAGLVLLVLLLASAVSGDKPLRGGPSGAGKEPESSSAIFPLYGDVYPHGLYYVSMNIGNPSRPYFLDVDTGSDLTWLQCDAPCVSCNKVPHPLYRPIKNKLVPCVDQLCASLHGGLSGRHKCDSPHQQCDYEIRYADQGSSIGVLVNDSFALRLANSSVVRPSLAFGCGYDQQVGSSSEVSPTDGVLGLGSGSISLLSQLKKHGISKNVVGHCLSLRGGGFLFFGDDLVPYSRATWAPMARSAFRNYYSPGSASLYFGGRSLGVRPMEVVFDSGSSFTYFAAQPYQALVSALKGGLSRTLKEVSDPSLPLCWKGKKPFKSVLDVKKEFKSLVLSFANGKKALMEIPPENYLIVTKYGNACLGILNGSEVGLKDLNILGDITMQDQMVIYDNERGQIGWIRAPCDRIPNDNTIHGFEEGYCWPQFPGIIGLPNEDCPAYYRSNIV